The DNA segment GAATTAGGGGCCGACGTGGGAGTCCTCGGCTGAACCGGGAACCTCCTTGCCCGTGATCGGATCGGCCTGGCCAGGATCGGCAAGGCGTGCGACCAGATCCTCGACACACCGTGGGAGCCAGATGTTGTCGCCCTGGGCGTCGACCGGCGACCGCATCCACACGACGGCGCCATCCCCCATGAGCACATTCTGGCCACGCTCGTTGTGGTTGAACGAACTGCCGAAGGGGTTGAAGGTCAGGGTGTGGAACGAGCGAACGACGACCGGGGAGCGGTCGGCGAGAATGACGGACTGAGCATTCCCGGTGGCGCTGCGGTCAATGCGGCCGAAGAGCACGATCGGGCTGTAGGAGACGTGATCGAAGGACTGCCAATCGAACGCGTTCGGTGGCGCTTTGCCACGCTTGGCATCCGGATTGCCCGAGCACGCAAGGTCGTCCAGTTTGGCGTAGCCGGTGCGGATGACGGTGTAGGCGTTGGCGGAGTTGGAATGCTCGGGCTTGCGGCCGACAAACCACCAAGGCTCGCCCGCGCGAGAGGCGGAGGCGAGCGGAAGCGAGTCGCGGCTGTCCTTCGAGTACTGCCCGAACGCCAATCCCGCCGCCATGAGATTGGTCGAGCAGGCCAGCCGACGGTTCGTTTCAACAACGCCCGACATGACCGGAACCACGACGGCGGCGCCGATCAGGAGGAGCGCGGCCACCGAGAGCAGATCCGAGAAATGAAACCGGCGAATGTTGGGGGTATCGGCGGGCGGGCGAAACCGGAGGCCGCTTTCAGAACGCCGGGCCTCGGAGGCGACCGCTGAGAGCGTTCGTGCGATGAGCGCATCGGGCGACATGGCGTCGAGGCTGACCGTTTCCGGAGAGACCAGTTCGAAGATCTGCTGAGAACGAGCAGCCCGATCGCGCAACGGCGTAGGCACGGAATCGACGTCGAATCGGGACTCCAGAAGGGCGTCGACGGCGGCGATGTCCGGCTCGCAGAGGACTGTGGCATCCTCGCCGATCGCCTCAAGCCGGGCGATGCGGAGGAGGGTCATGTCGGCCAACAGGCCGTCGCCGCTGGTATCGCAGGGCGTATCGAGGAGAGAAAGCAGGGCGACCGCTCGCTGAGCAGCGGGCCGGCAGGATTCTGAGACTGAGTCGCAGTTCCAGCCAGCATTGATGAGAGCGTCGATGGCCGCGGCGTCGTGCTCGGCCAAGCCCGGAAGGTCGAGGGGTGACTCCATGCCGTCAATGAAGTCGGGGCTGTCAGGAGAGGGATTCATGAACCGGTCGATTCCTTCGTTACCGTCTGCCATTTCCTAGCGAACGCGGCGACAGCTGAATGCAGGCGGGACTTGACCGTTCCGAGAGGGATCTCGAGGGACTCTGCGATCTGGTTGTAGCTGAGCCGCTGAAAATAGGCGAGCACCAGAATTTCCCTGAGGGCGTAGGGCAAGCGGTCCAAGACCTCCTGCACATTCCTGTCGCGTTCCCGGATGTCGAGAGCGGCTCCCGGAGGGTCGACATCGACCTCCATGAGGTCCACGTACGTCCGGCGATCGCCGTCCGCACCGTGGCCGCCCGCGATCGGCGCGGACAAGTCCAGGGTCCGGCGCCGGGTTGTCTTACGTAGCGCATCACGCGCCTTGTTCGCGGCGATTGTGAAAAGCCATGGTTTGAACCGGCGGCTGGCGTCGAAGGACTCGGCCGACAGGTGAACCTGGAGAAAGGTGTCCTGGAATGCGTCCTCCGCCGCGGCTCGGTTACCGGTCAGGCGGACAAGAAACCGGACAAGGTCGTCGTGGTGTCGCCGGACAAGGATGGGGAATGCGGACGAATCGCCATCCCGATAGGCTGAGACCAGTTCCTCGTCGGTTCGTTCGTTTGGTGCGGGCATAAGGGGTGAAAAACCCGGGGGGAATCCCGGAAGCGCGGGTGAGGGGTTTTATCGGGCGATTGGTGTCAACGTGCTGGAAAGGGGCTCTGGCGACGTCCCGACAGCAGTCTCGACCGCCGGTAGAACGACGCGGACGGCAATCGTACCATGCCAGCGAGAAGTTAGGGATCACAAATCTATACACGGGCCGGGATGGAGCGGGTGGCCGGCCTTGGGGAAGTTCATGGGCGTTCCGATCAGTCAGATGTGGACGGTTGCCACGTACGTTCTGAAGCAGAAGCTCCGTGGCAACCGGCGGTACCCGCTGGTGCTCATGCTTGAGCCCCTGTTCCGGTGCAACCTGGCCTGCGCGGGGTGCGGCAAGATCCAGTACCCCCCCCACATCCTGAAGCGCCAGCTCACGCCTGAGGAATGCGTGAAGGCCGCGGACGAGTGCGGGGCGCCGATGGTGTCGATCCCCGGCGGCGAGCCACTGCTGCACCCGCAGATCCGCGAGATCGTGGCCGGCCTGACGGCTCGCCGGAAGTACATCTACCTGTGCACCAACGCCCTGCTGCTCAAGGAGAAGCTGGAGGCGGGGTGGTTCAAGCCCAGCAAGTACCTGACGTTCAGCGTGCACATGGACGGGCAGGAGGAACACCACGACTTCGCGGTCTGCCGCGAGGGGACGTACAAGACGGCGGTCGAGGGGATCGCGCTGGCGGTGAAGATGGGGTTCCGCGTCACGACGAACACGACGCTGTTCGACGGTGCGGACCCGAACTCGGTGCGCCGGTTCTTCGATGAGATGATGGGGCTCGGGGTCGAGGGGATGATGGTCTCGCCGGGGTACGCGTACCCCAAGGCGCCGGATCAGAAGAGCTTCATGCGGGAACGGCAGAAGACACGCGACTTCTTCCGCATGCTGCTCTCCAACCGGAAGGAGACGTGGAAGTTCAACCAGAGCCCGATGTTCCTCGAGTTCCTGATGGGCAAGCGAGAGTTCGAGTGCACCCCCTGGGGCATGCCCACGTACAACATTTTCGGGTGGCAAAAGCCGTGCTACCTGCTGCAGGACGGGTACGTGGACTCGTTCAAGGAACTGATCGAGACAACATCGTGGGATCGCTACGGCCGGGCGAGCGGCAACAAGGCGTGCCAGCAGTGCATGGTGCACTGCGGGTACGAGACGAGCGCGAACGACTACACCTTCGGGTCGGTCCGGGGCATGCTCGCGACGGTGAAGGCGCTGGTCACGGGCCGCTACGCCGACGAACCCGCCGCGGCGATGCTCGCGGAGGAGTCCAAGCGTCCGCACGGACCGCTCGTACAACTGGGAATCAGCGTCGAGCCCAAGGCCGGCGTCAAAGCCGACGGAGCAGTCACGGCGGCGTAGTGTTCTAGCGGAAAAACCCGGGTGTACTCGCG comes from the Phycisphaeraceae bacterium genome and includes:
- a CDS encoding sigma-70 family RNA polymerase sigma factor, with amino-acid sequence MPAPNERTDEELVSAYRDGDSSAFPILVRRHHDDLVRFLVRLTGNRAAAEDAFQDTFLQVHLSAESFDASRRFKPWLFTIAANKARDALRKTTRRRTLDLSAPIAGGHGADGDRRTYVDLMEVDVDPPGAALDIRERDRNVQEVLDRLPYALREILVLAYFQRLSYNQIAESLEIPLGTVKSRLHSAVAAFARKWQTVTKESTGS
- the hpnH gene encoding adenosyl-hopene transferase HpnH — encoded protein: MWTVATYVLKQKLRGNRRYPLVLMLEPLFRCNLACAGCGKIQYPPHILKRQLTPEECVKAADECGAPMVSIPGGEPLLHPQIREIVAGLTARRKYIYLCTNALLLKEKLEAGWFKPSKYLTFSVHMDGQEEHHDFAVCREGTYKTAVEGIALAVKMGFRVTTNTTLFDGADPNSVRRFFDEMMGLGVEGMMVSPGYAYPKAPDQKSFMRERQKTRDFFRMLLSNRKETWKFNQSPMFLEFLMGKREFECTPWGMPTYNIFGWQKPCYLLQDGYVDSFKELIETTSWDRYGRASGNKACQQCMVHCGYETSANDYTFGSVRGMLATVKALVTGRYADEPAAAMLAEESKRPHGPLVQLGISVEPKAGVKADGAVTAA